From one Caldithrix abyssi DSM 13497 genomic stretch:
- a CDS encoding glycosyltransferase family 9 protein translates to MESVKRVLIIRFSSIGDILLTTPFIRQTRIAFYNAKIDFVVKKKFFELIQYNPHLNTIFTFDDQAGLKGLLALRKKIKARNYDYILDLHNNIRSRILTFNLPAKIYRMKKNKFKRALLVYFKINLFREVIPVPEKYLNVGRPLGIKDDSQGLELFWKDRNVKTLRFKLKNDFLHGKMIAIAPGAGFQTKQWPIEYFRKLIQLIEDEGHYKIILLGNAVEAESFRPLVTSERVLNLAGKLSLLETAYVLNKAKFVVSNDSGVMHMAAAVRTPVLAIFGSTVKEFGFFPYRAKSIVMENNNLWCRPCSHVGRKRCPLFHFKCMKSIPPQMVFNQLKNWM, encoded by the coding sequence ATGGAATCTGTAAAACGAGTTTTGATTATTCGCTTCAGTTCGATTGGCGATATTTTACTGACCACGCCTTTCATTCGTCAAACGCGGATTGCTTTTTACAATGCTAAAATAGATTTTGTCGTCAAAAAAAAATTTTTCGAGTTAATCCAGTATAACCCTCACTTAAATACGATTTTCACCTTTGATGATCAAGCGGGGCTGAAAGGGCTTTTAGCCTTAAGAAAAAAAATCAAAGCGCGTAATTACGACTACATCCTGGATTTGCACAACAATATTCGCAGCCGTATTTTGACCTTCAATTTGCCGGCCAAAATTTATCGTATGAAAAAAAATAAATTCAAACGCGCCTTGCTGGTTTATTTTAAAATTAATTTGTTCAGGGAAGTAATCCCTGTTCCGGAAAAATATTTAAATGTAGGCAGGCCGCTTGGAATCAAAGATGATTCTCAGGGACTTGAGTTGTTCTGGAAAGATAGAAATGTAAAAACGTTACGATTCAAGCTAAAAAACGATTTTTTACACGGCAAAATGATAGCCATTGCTCCGGGCGCAGGTTTTCAAACCAAACAATGGCCCATCGAATATTTCAGAAAGTTAATCCAATTAATAGAAGATGAAGGACATTACAAAATTATCTTATTAGGAAACGCGGTTGAAGCAGAAAGCTTTAGACCGCTGGTAACTTCGGAAAGGGTGCTCAATCTGGCTGGTAAGTTGAGTTTGCTGGAGACGGCCTACGTGTTGAATAAGGCAAAATTTGTAGTATCTAATGATTCGGGCGTAATGCACATGGCGGCGGCCGTTCGCACACCCGTTCTGGCAATTTTTGGATCTACCGTTAAAGAATTTGGCTTCTTTCCCTACCGCGCAAAAAGTATTGTTATGGAAAATAATAATCTGTGGTGTCGTCCATGTTCACATGTGGGCAGAAAAAGATGCCCTCTGTTCCATTTTAAATGTATGAAATCGATTCCTCCGCAAATGGTCTTTAACCAATTAAAAAACTGGATGTAA
- a CDS encoding polyprenyl synthetase family protein, producing MDSLRKIQKAVEPELKEFDRVFKEILSSNVFLIDTIAKYIVKNKGKGIRPLLVLMSAKLIGKPVHETYLVASVVELLHTASLVHDDVVDSAHVRRGFPSINALWKNKIAVLMGDYLLSKCLIGATMTGSLEVMNKLALASKSLSKGELMQIEKARQLKITEDEYFDIISNKTAALMGTASELGAITVSQNKEDHENLKNFGQNLGIAFQIKDDLLDYYGHQKILGKPVGNDFKDKKITLPLIHAFNKATRKEITRIKRKLKKGVSPKDVEYILDFVASYDGISYAEQKLTEYANKAKQCIAAYPDGEVKTAMERFVDFTINRAK from the coding sequence ATGGATTCATTAAGAAAAATACAAAAGGCCGTTGAACCAGAATTAAAAGAATTTGACAGGGTTTTTAAAGAAATCCTATCATCAAATGTTTTTTTAATCGACACAATTGCCAAATATATTGTCAAGAATAAAGGCAAGGGCATACGGCCTCTGCTGGTTTTAATGTCGGCCAAGCTGATCGGTAAGCCGGTGCATGAAACCTACCTGGTCGCCTCAGTTGTGGAGCTTTTGCACACGGCTTCATTGGTGCACGACGATGTGGTAGACAGCGCCCATGTCAGGCGGGGTTTCCCTTCCATTAATGCTTTGTGGAAAAATAAAATTGCGGTGTTAATGGGCGACTACCTGTTGTCTAAATGTTTAATAGGGGCAACGATGACCGGTAGTCTGGAAGTGATGAATAAATTGGCGCTGGCCTCTAAAAGCCTGAGTAAGGGCGAATTAATGCAAATTGAAAAAGCTCGCCAGCTTAAAATTACAGAAGACGAATACTTTGACATTATTTCCAATAAAACTGCTGCGTTAATGGGAACCGCTTCGGAGTTGGGAGCGATTACGGTCTCCCAAAATAAAGAGGATCATGAAAATTTAAAAAATTTTGGTCAGAACCTGGGTATTGCCTTTCAGATCAAAGATGATTTACTGGACTACTACGGTCACCAAAAGATTCTGGGTAAACCGGTGGGGAATGATTTTAAAGATAAAAAAATTACCCTGCCGTTGATTCACGCCTTTAATAAAGCCACACGTAAAGAAATTACACGCATAAAACGCAAATTGAAAAAAGGCGTTTCGCCAAAGGATGTGGAATACATCCTGGACTTTGTGGCCAGCTACGATGGAATTTCTTATGCCGAACAAAAATTAACGGAATATGCAAACAAAGCCAAGCAGTGTATTGCCGCCTATCCGGACGGAGAAGTTAAAACTGCCATGGAACGCTTTGTGGATTTTACGATTAATCGCGCAAAATGA
- the tatC gene encoding twin-arginine translocase subunit TatC — protein MGHFNKKMIKKTKIEEVEMPFLDHLEELRWRIIKSLIAVVIFAIISFIFSDYILDFLLLTTKNLEHHIELQVLKVQTVFIIKLELALIAGIIFSLPVIFYQIWAFIAPGLLESERKYVVPVITFATISFIIGASFAFFVIIPFALDFFLSLVPENVKNNIALDFYFGFVARIVLVFGIVFELPVVSLLLTKLGLLTPQILRKYRRYAIVIIFVLGAILTPPDPTTQLFLAIPLLVLYEITIWISYFFAKKPEKE, from the coding sequence ATGGGGCATTTTAATAAAAAGATGATAAAAAAAACGAAAATCGAAGAAGTTGAGATGCCGTTCCTCGATCATTTAGAGGAACTTAGATGGAGGATTATTAAATCCTTAATTGCGGTTGTTATTTTCGCAATTATCAGTTTTATTTTCTCCGATTATATTCTGGATTTTTTGTTGCTCACAACTAAAAACTTAGAGCACCATATCGAATTACAGGTTTTAAAGGTACAGACCGTCTTTATCATTAAACTCGAACTGGCATTGATTGCAGGTATCATTTTCAGTTTGCCGGTCATCTTTTACCAGATCTGGGCCTTTATTGCGCCGGGACTGTTAGAAAGTGAGCGTAAGTATGTTGTGCCGGTCATAACCTTTGCGACCATCAGTTTTATTATTGGCGCTTCCTTTGCCTTTTTTGTGATTATTCCCTTTGCATTAGATTTCTTTTTGAGTTTAGTGCCAGAGAACGTGAAAAACAATATTGCGCTCGATTTTTATTTCGGCTTTGTGGCGCGAATTGTGTTGGTGTTTGGCATTGTGTTTGAACTGCCGGTTGTCAGTCTTTTGCTTACCAAACTTGGTTTATTGACCCCGCAAATTTTAAGAAAATACAGAAGATACGCTATTGTTATCATTTTTGTTCTGGGGGCAATTTTAACCCCGCCTGATCCAACAACCCAGTTGTTTTTAGCCATCCCCTTATTGGTTTTGTATGAAATCACGATCTGGATTAGTTATTTCTTTGCCAAAAAACCTGAAAAAGAATAA
- the glyA gene encoding serine hydroxymethyltransferase: protein MLEQLKKQDPEIFAAIQKEMDRQNNTLELIASENFVSRAVLEAAGSVMTNKYAEGYPGRRYYGGCEFVDIAEDVARERAKKLFDCEYANVQPHSGSQANMAVYFTYLKPGDTVLGMNLAHGGHLTHGSPVNFSGKLFNFVAYGVNKETGRIDMDEVASLAREHKPKMIVVGASAYSRFYEFDKFREIANEVGAVLFADVAHPAGLIAAGIHPSPIPYCDVVTTTTHKTLRGPRGGMILMGKDSENKMGIVAPKSGRVKMMSEIIDSNVMPGIQGGPLMHIIAAKAVAFGEALKPEFKDYAKQIVKNAQTLANALIEKGYDIVSGGTDNHVFLVDLTAKNITGKAAENALHAAGITVNKNMVPFDTRSPFVTSGIRIGTPALTTKGMKEDEMKLIANFIDRVLSNIDDESVAQKVNEEIKELNKSFQIYSL from the coding sequence ATGTTAGAACAATTAAAAAAACAGGATCCAGAAATTTTTGCCGCTATTCAAAAAGAAATGGATCGTCAGAATAATACGCTGGAATTAATTGCTTCTGAAAATTTTGTTTCCAGAGCGGTGCTGGAAGCGGCGGGTTCGGTAATGACCAACAAATATGCAGAGGGTTATCCCGGACGCCGTTATTATGGCGGTTGCGAATTTGTTGACATCGCGGAAGACGTGGCGCGCGAACGGGCTAAAAAGTTGTTCGATTGCGAATACGCCAATGTCCAGCCGCACTCCGGATCTCAGGCTAATATGGCGGTTTATTTTACCTACCTTAAGCCAGGGGATACCGTATTGGGTATGAATCTGGCTCATGGCGGTCATTTAACCCATGGTTCACCCGTTAATTTTTCCGGTAAGTTGTTTAATTTTGTGGCCTACGGCGTTAACAAAGAAACGGGAAGAATTGACATGGATGAGGTGGCCAGTCTGGCCAGAGAGCACAAACCCAAAATGATTGTGGTTGGCGCCAGCGCTTATTCCCGTTTTTACGAATTTGATAAATTCCGTGAAATTGCCAACGAAGTGGGCGCTGTTTTATTTGCAGATGTGGCGCATCCTGCGGGCCTGATCGCCGCGGGCATTCATCCCAGCCCCATTCCATACTGCGATGTGGTCACCACGACCACCCATAAGACCTTGCGTGGGCCGCGCGGCGGAATGATATTAATGGGCAAAGATTCCGAAAACAAAATGGGCATTGTGGCGCCCAAATCCGGCCGCGTAAAAATGATGTCCGAAATTATTGACAGCAATGTAATGCCGGGTATTCAGGGCGGACCGTTGATGCATATTATTGCCGCCAAAGCGGTTGCTTTTGGCGAGGCGCTAAAGCCAGAATTTAAAGATTATGCCAAACAGATCGTTAAAAATGCCCAAACTCTGGCCAATGCGCTTATTGAAAAAGGATACGATATCGTTTCCGGCGGTACGGATAATCATGTTTTTCTGGTGGACCTGACGGCTAAAAACATCACGGGCAAGGCCGCAGAAAACGCCTTGCATGCAGCAGGCATTACGGTGAATAAAAACATGGTGCCTTTTGATACACGCAGCCCCTTTGTAACCAGCGGTATTCGCATCGGTACGCCGGCTCTGACTACCAAAGGTATGAAAGAAGACGAAATGAAGTTAATCGCTAATTTTATCGATCGCGTGCTCAGCAATATCGATGACGAATCGGTAGCCCAAAAAGTAAATGAAGAGATAAAAGAGTTAAACAAAAGTTTTCAAATTTATTCTTTATAA
- the rpiB gene encoding ribose 5-phosphate isomerase B, whose protein sequence is MKLAIGADHAGYVLKEQIKDYLKSKDIDFKDVGTFKIESCDYPEFAYKVGQAVSTGEADLGILICGTGIGMSITANKIKGVRAALAHDEQTAKLSRQHNNANVLCMGGRILSEEEAIQIVEVWLNTSFEGGRHEKRLKLITQLTGL, encoded by the coding sequence GTGAAGTTAGCCATTGGCGCCGATCATGCAGGTTATGTGTTAAAAGAACAGATTAAAGACTATCTTAAATCGAAAGACATCGATTTTAAAGATGTGGGCACGTTTAAAATAGAGTCCTGTGATTATCCAGAATTTGCCTATAAGGTAGGCCAGGCCGTTTCCACCGGAGAAGCGGATCTTGGCATTTTGATTTGCGGGACGGGCATAGGAATGAGTATTACGGCCAATAAAATTAAGGGAGTAAGAGCAGCTCTCGCTCATGATGAACAAACGGCCAAACTTTCCAGGCAACACAATAATGCTAATGTGTTGTGCATGGGGGGCAGGATTTTGTCCGAAGAAGAAGCCATTCAAATTGTGGAGGTGTGGCTGAATACGTCCTTTGAAGGCGGAAGACACGAAAAACGGCTTAAGCTAATAACCCAATTGACAGGTTTGTAA
- a CDS encoding tetratricopeptide repeat protein: MGFAFNGYAQDLLLEEEEQPQEENNCIPENLTTPWDSLANKPLNQDIRLVYNFGYEYFKNQSYKEALPYLWKVYLHDSSKYARAAVRKIADIYYLRGNVDSTLIICYRGLQQFPDMIRLHYYAGALQNRLGKFRCAIPHFEKLVESDSNNVNYVKTLAFLYFKADDERAVKYQERVTQLEPDNLEESERYAQYMNHFYGEGADLKIRKEAYLKDPENVDLAYKYAKVAVNSGAYEDAIEPISKVIEKKPTKAAYLLRAEAYESLNKNFKAINDYKAILKMDPKDVDIMLRISVNYRLENEFSKAEYWIKKALATKPGYGLAYITLGELYEAAVPYCQQQLKRKKTAYEDKLVYQKAYEAYKKAEKDPAFRSKARKKQEIIKPFIPTQEDVFMHKHDKIHSPCYQWIID, translated from the coding sequence ATGGGGTTTGCATTTAATGGCTATGCACAGGATCTGTTGTTAGAAGAGGAGGAACAGCCGCAGGAAGAAAATAATTGTATTCCAGAAAACTTAACAACTCCCTGGGATAGCCTTGCCAATAAACCGCTCAATCAGGATATTCGTCTGGTTTATAACTTTGGATATGAATATTTTAAGAACCAGTCTTATAAAGAGGCTTTGCCCTACCTGTGGAAGGTTTATTTACACGATAGTTCTAAATATGCCAGAGCCGCTGTACGAAAAATTGCAGATATTTATTATCTGCGTGGGAATGTTGACAGCACGCTGATCATTTGCTATCGTGGCTTACAACAATTCCCGGATATGATTCGCTTGCATTACTATGCTGGCGCTCTGCAAAACCGTCTTGGCAAATTTCGATGTGCGATTCCTCATTTCGAAAAATTGGTTGAAAGCGATTCCAATAATGTAAATTACGTGAAAACCCTGGCGTTCCTTTACTTTAAAGCAGATGACGAAAGAGCAGTAAAATACCAGGAACGCGTCACTCAATTAGAGCCCGATAATCTGGAAGAAAGCGAGCGTTATGCGCAGTACATGAATCATTTTTACGGCGAAGGCGCAGACCTGAAAATTCGAAAGGAAGCATATTTAAAGGATCCAGAAAATGTGGACCTGGCTTACAAATATGCTAAAGTGGCTGTTAACTCTGGAGCCTATGAAGATGCCATTGAGCCCATCAGCAAGGTGATTGAAAAAAAACCGACAAAAGCCGCTTATTTATTGAGAGCCGAGGCGTATGAAAGCTTAAATAAAAACTTCAAAGCGATTAATGATTATAAAGCCATTCTGAAAATGGATCCTAAAGATGTGGACATTATGTTGCGTATTTCGGTGAATTATCGACTGGAGAATGAGTTTTCAAAGGCAGAATACTGGATTAAAAAAGCGTTGGCCACCAAGCCGGGTTATGGTCTGGCCTATATTACTCTGGGTGAATTGTATGAGGCAGCCGTTCCATACTGCCAGCAACAACTAAAACGTAAAAAAACGGCTTACGAAGACAAACTGGTTTATCAAAAAGCGTACGAAGCTTACAAAAAGGCAGAAAAGGATCCGGCTTTTCGTTCTAAGGCCAGAAAAAAGCAAGAAATCATTAAGCCCTTTATCCCGACCCAGGAAGATGTGTTTATGCACAAACACGACAAAATTCATTCGCCTTGTTATCAGTGGATAATTGATTAG
- a CDS encoding D-glycero-alpha-D-manno-heptose-1,7-bisphosphate 7-phosphatase: MDKTVFLDRDGTIIEEMGYINHFSRIRPLPEAVEAIKLFKKAGFKVVVVTNQAGVARGYFSEEELVQMNKYMLKEFEKKGAKIDALFYCPHHPEGKVEKYRLKCNCRKPNTGMIDKAVEELGVSLKEAWVIGDRSSDIALAKNSGIRGVLVLSGYGTGDYVQSRGGFLSKPYAIFNDVLQAAQTIINCYQ, encoded by the coding sequence ATGGATAAAACTGTCTTTTTAGATCGGGATGGAACAATAATAGAGGAGATGGGTTACATAAATCACTTTAGCCGTATCAGGCCTTTGCCAGAGGCGGTTGAGGCCATAAAGTTGTTCAAAAAAGCGGGCTTTAAAGTGGTCGTTGTAACCAATCAGGCGGGTGTTGCAAGAGGGTATTTTTCTGAAGAAGAATTAGTTCAAATGAATAAATACATGTTAAAAGAATTTGAAAAAAAAGGCGCAAAAATCGATGCACTTTTTTATTGCCCGCATCACCCGGAGGGTAAGGTTGAAAAATATCGTCTTAAATGTAATTGCCGGAAGCCGAATACCGGCATGATCGACAAGGCGGTAGAAGAGCTTGGAGTTAGTTTGAAAGAGGCCTGGGTCATCGGAGATCGTTCTTCTGATATAGCGCTGGCCAAAAATTCAGGCATACGGGGCGTGTTGGTCTTATCAGGTTATGGAACAGGAGATTATGTTCAATCAAGAGGCGGATTTTTGAGCAAACCGTATGCGATTTTTAACGATGTGCTTCAGGCGGCACAAACGATTATTAATTGCTATCAGTAA
- the glgA gene encoding glycogen synthase GlgA, with amino-acid sequence MKQFKLLYLASELSPFAVAGGLADVTSALPKALKNLNQEVRLMIPKYKSINERKYVLREVIRLREIPVTVGSQTAIASVKSAFLPDSKVQVYFIEVGDFFARPGIYNDPKTNQPYPDNAIRYAFFCKAAIETLKKLSWQPEIIHCNDWQTAFVPVYLKTLYMGDPFFKGIKTIYTIHNLTTQGEFDVEVAEKIDFDKSQVKKGGMFYKDGKLNLTKAAILFSDFITTVSENYAHEILTDDKIGFGFREILEEKEDKFEGIMNGVDYAVWSPEKDKYIPFKYSKEEIEKKIENKKAMLLRLGMPFNEDVPVIGMISKLTELKGFDLLLEVLDDLLKEDLQLVIHGDGERDIAETLLSYAKKFPKKISVSVTYDEKMAHLIEAGSDMFLMPSKYEPCGLNQIYSMRYGTIPIVSPIGGLFDSVDDIDEESGLGTGFVMEDLTAESLLKAIKRALAYFKNKEKWVEIQKRIMEEDFSWDISAKRYLDIYERVMTGDEI; translated from the coding sequence ATGAAACAGTTTAAATTATTGTATTTAGCGAGTGAACTATCTCCATTTGCTGTGGCCGGCGGACTGGCGGATGTTACCAGTGCCTTGCCCAAGGCGTTAAAAAACTTGAACCAGGAAGTTCGCCTGATGATACCCAAGTATAAATCGATAAACGAGCGTAAGTACGTTTTACGCGAAGTAATTCGCCTGAGGGAGATTCCGGTAACGGTCGGATCGCAAACCGCCATCGCATCGGTAAAATCTGCTTTTTTGCCTGATAGTAAAGTGCAGGTTTACTTTATTGAAGTGGGCGATTTTTTTGCCAGGCCAGGCATTTACAACGATCCTAAAACCAACCAACCGTATCCGGATAATGCCATTCGTTATGCCTTTTTTTGTAAAGCGGCTATTGAGACGCTAAAAAAATTATCCTGGCAACCAGAAATCATTCATTGTAATGACTGGCAGACAGCATTTGTGCCGGTCTATTTAAAAACACTGTACATGGGAGACCCGTTTTTTAAAGGAATAAAAACCATTTACACCATTCATAATTTGACCACACAGGGAGAATTTGACGTAGAGGTGGCCGAAAAAATCGATTTCGATAAAAGCCAGGTGAAAAAAGGCGGCATGTTTTATAAGGACGGCAAATTGAATTTAACCAAAGCGGCTATTCTCTTTTCCGATTTTATTACAACGGTTTCGGAAAATTATGCGCACGAAATTTTAACGGACGATAAAATTGGTTTTGGCTTTCGCGAAATACTGGAAGAAAAAGAAGATAAATTTGAAGGTATTATGAATGGCGTCGATTACGCAGTTTGGTCGCCGGAAAAAGACAAGTACATCCCCTTCAAATATTCCAAAGAAGAAATCGAGAAGAAAATTGAAAACAAAAAAGCAATGTTGTTGCGTTTAGGAATGCCTTTTAATGAAGATGTTCCGGTCATAGGGATGATATCTAAATTAACGGAACTGAAAGGGTTCGATCTTCTGTTAGAGGTGCTCGACGACTTGTTAAAAGAAGATTTGCAATTGGTGATTCATGGAGACGGTGAACGCGACATCGCAGAAACGCTATTATCTTATGCAAAGAAATTTCCGAAAAAAATAAGCGTAAGCGTTACTTACGATGAAAAAATGGCGCATTTGATAGAAGCTGGTTCTGACATGTTTTTAATGCCGTCAAAATATGAGCCTTGCGGGTTAAATCAGATTTACAGTATGCGTTACGGCACCATCCCTATCGTATCGCCCATCGGTGGACTGTTTGACTCGGTAGATGATATTGACGAAGAATCGGGCTTAGGTACGGGGTTTGTGATGGAGGATTTGACCGCGGAAAGTTTGCTCAAAGCCATCAAACGCGCTCTGGCCTATTTTAAAAACAAAGAAAAATGGGTTGAAATCCAGAAAAGAATCATGGAAGAAGATTTTTCGTGGGATATCTCCGCAAAAAGATATCTGGATATTTACGAAAGAGTGATGACGGGAGATGAAATATAG